In Vibrio mangrovi, the DNA window TCTGTCGCTGACCTCCCGACAGGCTGGCCCCATTCTCTCCAATGAGAGTATCCAGGCCTGCTGGCATATTCTGAATAAATTCCATCGCATGTGCCTGACGCGCTGCGTACTCAATTTGTTCCCGGGTGTAACTTCCTTCAGCAGCATAGGCAATATTATTTGCAATTGTATCGTTAAACAGGTGAACATTTTGCGACACCAGAGCAAAATGCTTTCTGAGGTTCGTCAGTTTATAGTCACGAAGATCCTGTCCGTCTAACAGGATTTCCCCACTATCAACATCATAAAAACGGGTAAACAGGTTAGCAATCGTGCTTTTTCCTGAACCGGAACGCCCCACCAGAGCAACCGTACTTCCCGGTTGTATGGTAAAAGAAATATGAGAAAGGGCTGGTTTCTCTTTACCCTTATAGGTAAATGACACATCATTTACCTGAACCTCTCCTTTCACTGAGTCTGCTTCATAATGGCCGGTATCTTTTTCTGTTTCCAGATCGATAAAAGCAAATAGCGTCTGACTGGCAGCCATTCCACGCTGAAAATCGGAAGTCACATTCGTTAAGGCTTTCAATGGCCGCATCAGGCCGAACATTGCAGAAAAAACGACAGTAAATGTTCCGGGAGTCAGCTCTGATCGGATTGAGTCAACGCTTGCTAAAAACAACACAGTAACCAGTGCCACTGAGGCAATAATCTGAATGACCGGATTGGCAATTGCCTGAGCCGCAACCAGCTTCATCGTCTGCTGACGCATTCTGTTACTAACATCATCAAAGCGCTTACACTCAACATCATGACCGCCATAACTTAAGACGACTTTATGCCCTTTCAGCATCTGTTCAGCAGAAGAAGTCACCTGTCCCATCGCATCCTGCATATTCTTTGAAATTTTCCGGAAACGTTTCGAGACAACCCGAATAGCCAAAGCAACGACAGGAGCGACAACAATCAGAACCAGTGACAACTGCCAGCTATTCCAGAACATCAACGCCAGGAGCCCGACAATACTTGCCCCTTCCCTGACAATACTCACCAACGCCCGGCTGGTTGCGCCTGCAACCTGCTCTGTATCATAGGTAATCCGCGACAACAACCCGCCGGTTGACTCCTGATCAAAAAAGCTGACAGGCATATGCATGAAATGGTTAAAGATTTTACGCCGCATCATCATCACAACATGTCCGGACACCCAGCTCAGACAATAAGATGAAACAAATCCACTACCTCCCCGAATCAACATCATCACTAAAATGATGAATGGAAGCATTTTCAGAAAATTGGATTCCGCAGAACCAAAACCTTCATCCAGTAGTGGCTTTAACAGGGAAACCATGTAGGTATCCGAGGCAGCATTAATAATCAGAGCAATAACGGCAACAAACAAACCTGACTTGTATAAGCGAATATAAACCCAAAGGCGTTTAAATGTTTGCCAGGTCGTTTCATCATTTATATTTGACATAGATACCATGGTGTTCTTATCGGGAATAACCGCGCCATTCTACCTGTTTACGCAGCATCTGCCTATACCATGGAGATAAGGTATCTCTACGTATGGTATTGAACTGACGTTTTTTTTGCTGGAATATTATTCGAATCTGACCGGATATCGCAGTTTCCAGCCATTGTGTTCCATTATCCCGATACCGTTTTACAATCCGGGGGCTGGGTAAGTGCCATGGGTTCATCCCTGCCAGAGAGGCAACCGCGACATCCGCCTGCACTTTTTTTATCCATTTTAATGAAGAAGAGGTGTGACTTCCGTGGTGAGGAACAATCACAACTTCACTGGCAAGTGGAAGATTTTGCTGCAACATTTCCTGCTCACTGTGTTTTTCGATATCACCAGTCAGAAGAATCGAATGCTCTGCATCATCAGACACCCGGATGGTGCATGATTCATCATTGTGAGACTTCACGACCTGTTTCGGTGGCCACAAAACATCAAACTTCAGCGTCTGCCATCGCCATGAAGTCCCCTGAGAACAAGGCTGATAGCCAGGTAACCGCTGACTGGCCCGTTTCCATACCGGATGCCAGACTTTCTCAATATCAAAACGACCACCTGCGTGATCATTATCCAGATGGCTAAGGATCAGACCATCCAGATTCCGGGCACCTCGCCACCTCAATACCGGAGTAACAACAGACTGACTCATACTTCCGCCCGGCCAGCTTTTCCCCGTATCATAAAGAACATAATGGCCATTTTTTTCGATCAAGACTGACAAACCATGCCCAACATCCAGAATATCAACCTGCCACTTAGTGGTTTCCCCTCTACCGATAGAAGAGCCCCAAAAAACCAGAAAAAAGAATCCTATGATTCGGGATGACAAAATCGGCTGGAGTAGCAAAATACACGTCAACCCCACAAAGAGGTGTGTCATATGAGCAGAGGTAAAGATCCAGACACCATCAGCAAAAGCGGCAGACCAAATCACGGGTTCAAGTAATTGACTGATACCTGCCCATATCAACCCCGCAAATCCCCCCAGAGTGACGACCACTAGTCCGACAAAAAGCAAAGGCACAATCAACAAACTAAACCACGGGATAAAAATCAGATTATACAATGGCGCTACCAAACTGATCCCACCGAAAAAACCGGCGCTCACAGGTAACATACAAAGCATCAAAGCAGTATGTCCTTTTACCTGTTGTTTCAGTTTCTCTAACCAGAGCTGTTGTGATCGATCTTTCTCGAGGCTAACCAGATAAAAGACAAAGAAAACAGCAGTAAATGACATCCAGAAACTGACCGAAATGCTAACAAACGGATTGATCGTTAACATACACCCCAATGTCACCAAAAACCGATCCCTTAAACCAATCCTGATGTGACTCACACGTAATACAATATGAATAAGCAACATCAGTAATGCCCGTATTGTCGGCAGTGAAAATCCGGCCAGCCATGAATAAATAACAGCAGAAATGCCCCCTGAAATTACAGGAGCCCACAGAAAATACCGGCCAAACCGGGAAACCGGCATCCCCAGAAAAAAACCGAATGTATAAGCAATACCAATATGTAATCCGGAAATCGCAACCAGATGTGCCAAACCACTATTCTTCAGCAAACGCCACTGAGATTCACTTAACTCATTTCTGTTGGCAAAAGAGAGGGCAAGAATAATCCCCCGGAATGGGTTGTCCTGTAACTGCTGTTCAACGTGCTGGAATAACCGATAGCGAAAAGAATCCCCGATGGTCTTTAGCTGAGCTTCTGACCGGGCAAATACTTTTGCAACTATCCCCTGACTAAAGTAATAGCGTTCACTATCAAATCCAGCCTCATTCAGTAAGCCAACAATAGGTTTGACCGAAACCTGTACATCCAGTACATCACCCGGATGGAGTTCAGTTGCTGTGTACAATTTGACTCTTGGTTGTCTCCACCACTCAACTGGTGTGTTATTTATAGATAGAACCCGAACACTGCCAGTGTATCCAAAACTATTTTGTGTAAAAAAGCTGTCAACTTTCGCGTTTATGGTAATATCGTGCCCGGACTGGAATAAAATATCCGACTGTCGTTTGATTAAATTTCCGTGAAATAGTATCAGCAGAAATGCGATGCATATGCCAATAATATATCGTAGTTGGCGAATCCGGAGAGAAAAGAACAGCAGGAAGACAGGCACCAAACAATAAATCATGTCAGGCATCTTCGGCCAGTAAGGTGATGATAA includes these proteins:
- the msbA gene encoding lipid A ABC transporter ATP-binding protein/permease MsbA, with the translated sequence MSNINDETTWQTFKRLWVYIRLYKSGLFVAVIALIINAASDTYMVSLLKPLLDEGFGSAESNFLKMLPFIILVMMLIRGGSGFVSSYCLSWVSGHVVMMMRRKIFNHFMHMPVSFFDQESTGGLLSRITYDTEQVAGATSRALVSIVREGASIVGLLALMFWNSWQLSLVLIVVAPVVALAIRVVSKRFRKISKNMQDAMGQVTSSAEQMLKGHKVVLSYGGHDVECKRFDDVSNRMRQQTMKLVAAQAIANPVIQIIASVALVTVLFLASVDSIRSELTPGTFTVVFSAMFGLMRPLKALTNVTSDFQRGMAASQTLFAFIDLETEKDTGHYEADSVKGEVQVNDVSFTYKGKEKPALSHISFTIQPGSTVALVGRSGSGKSTIANLFTRFYDVDSGEILLDGQDLRDYKLTNLRKHFALVSQNVHLFNDTIANNIAYAAEGSYTREQIEYAARQAHAMEFIQNMPAGLDTLIGENGASLSGGQRQRIAIARALLRDAPVLILDEATSALDTESERAIQDALAELQKNKTVLVIAHRLSTIEEANEILVIDEGEVIERGHHLTLLDKGGAYAQLYRTQFGN
- a CDS encoding DNA internalization-related competence protein ComEC/Rec2 — its product is MALVKNNWLLSSYSLTLLSSPYWPKMPDMIYCLVPVFLLFFSLRIRQLRYIIGICIAFLLILFHGNLIKRQSDILFQSGHDITINAKVDSFFTQNSFGYTGSVRVLSINNTPVEWWRQPRVKLYTATELHPGDVLDVQVSVKPIVGLLNEAGFDSERYYFSQGIVAKVFARSEAQLKTIGDSFRYRLFQHVEQQLQDNPFRGIILALSFANRNELSESQWRLLKNSGLAHLVAISGLHIGIAYTFGFFLGMPVSRFGRYFLWAPVISGGISAVIYSWLAGFSLPTIRALLMLLIHIVLRVSHIRIGLRDRFLVTLGCMLTINPFVSISVSFWMSFTAVFFVFYLVSLEKDRSQQLWLEKLKQQVKGHTALMLCMLPVSAGFFGGISLVAPLYNLIFIPWFSLLIVPLLFVGLVVVTLGGFAGLIWAGISQLLEPVIWSAAFADGVWIFTSAHMTHLFVGLTCILLLQPILSSRIIGFFFLVFWGSSIGRGETTKWQVDILDVGHGLSVLIEKNGHYVLYDTGKSWPGGSMSQSVVTPVLRWRGARNLDGLILSHLDNDHAGGRFDIEKVWHPVWKRASQRLPGYQPCSQGTSWRWQTLKFDVLWPPKQVVKSHNDESCTIRVSDDAEHSILLTGDIEKHSEQEMLQQNLPLASEVVIVPHHGSHTSSSLKWIKKVQADVAVASLAGMNPWHLPSPRIVKRYRDNGTQWLETAISGQIRIIFQQKKRQFNTIRRDTLSPWYRQMLRKQVEWRGYSR